A window from Mesorhizobium sp. WSM2240 encodes these proteins:
- a CDS encoding sigma-70 family RNA polymerase sigma factor — MDGSEESELARLMRAAIAGDERAYGEFLQRAACRVRGFARRKVAGGGIDPEDIVQETLLAIHMKRHTWRDDAPVMPWLYAIARYKLIDAFRRRGRRAEVEMGEILESFAEPEAETVSDREIGRALETLAPGQRSVVAAISVDGRSISETAKNLGMSETAVRVSLHRGLAAIARRFGRS, encoded by the coding sequence TTGGACGGCAGCGAAGAAAGCGAACTTGCCCGGCTGATGCGCGCCGCGATCGCGGGAGATGAAAGAGCTTATGGCGAATTTCTCCAGCGGGCGGCCTGCCGCGTGCGCGGCTTTGCCCGGCGGAAGGTCGCGGGGGGCGGGATCGACCCGGAGGATATCGTGCAGGAGACCCTGCTTGCGATCCACATGAAACGCCACACATGGCGGGACGACGCGCCGGTGATGCCATGGCTTTACGCAATTGCGCGCTACAAGCTTATCGACGCCTTTCGCCGCCGCGGCCGCCGGGCGGAGGTGGAGATGGGCGAGATTTTGGAGAGTTTCGCCGAGCCGGAAGCCGAGACCGTCAGCGACCGCGAGATCGGCCGGGCCTTGGAGACACTTGCACCCGGCCAGCGTTCTGTCGTGGCGGCGATTTCCGTCGACGGCCGTTCGATCAGCGAAACGGCGAAAAATCTTGGCATGAGCGAGACGGCGGTGCGGGTATCACTCCATCGCGGCCTGGCGGCGATCGCCAGGCGGTTTGGACGGAGTTGA
- a CDS encoding NrsF family protein, whose protein sequence is MDTHDLIKALAADTRRPAASLSSVWWGAAVLAVAFAAVVFFVTLGPRPDIAAAAETPRFLFKFVATVTLAASAFGLARALSRPGKSWRRAIPFLATAPVLVAIAVIVELIALPRDAWSARMVGTNSLVCLTYIPLIGIGPLAIFLLALRQGAPTRPRLAGAVAGLVAGGIAATLYAAHCTDDSPLFVATWYTVAIAGLALVGAAAADRFVRW, encoded by the coding sequence ATGGACACGCACGACCTGATCAAGGCCCTGGCAGCGGACACGCGACGCCCCGCAGCCTCCCTCTCGTCCGTGTGGTGGGGGGCAGCCGTCCTTGCGGTCGCTTTTGCCGCCGTCGTTTTCTTTGTGACGCTCGGCCCAAGACCCGACATCGCTGCCGCTGCCGAAACACCCCGCTTCCTGTTCAAATTCGTTGCCACCGTCACGCTGGCGGCAAGCGCATTCGGCCTGGCGCGCGCGCTGTCGCGCCCGGGCAAAAGCTGGCGCAGGGCGATACCTTTTCTAGCCACCGCGCCAGTGCTTGTCGCTATTGCGGTCATCGTCGAACTCATTGCGCTGCCGCGGGACGCATGGTCGGCCAGGATGGTCGGCACGAACAGCCTGGTCTGCCTGACCTATATACCGCTGATCGGCATCGGCCCCCTCGCCATCTTCCTGCTGGCCTTGCGGCAGGGCGCGCCGACCAGGCCGCGGCTCGCGGGGGCGGTTGCGGGACTGGTTGCCGGCGGCATCGCCGCCACTCTCTACGCCGCCCACTGCACCGACGACTCGCCGCTTTTCGTCGCCACCTGGTATACTGTCGCCATCGCCGGGCTTGCCCTTGTTGGAGCTGCCGCCGCCGATCGCTTCGTCCGTTGGTAG
- a CDS encoding LysR substrate-binding domain-containing protein has protein sequence MDSRQLRYFAAIYEQGTLAGAAVECRVAVSALSHHLGNLEAELSTALFVRKPRGMQATAAGERLYTHAKSILKAMSAAEKDIREGGDDIAGDVSVGMAYSAVKAIGVSLARQILEDYPKVRLSLSESLSGSTLLHLMDSEVDLALVYNPPADTRLKTEAVLEESMVLVGTRAIIGDTDDPIRFADILDLPLILLKQGLSARALMDDVGLLKKLEGRAKLQMNSVHAIGASLAAGLGCAIGTKLFMYELIETGSLHFRAITDPELSRTLYLCQMADRPATYALEAVRALILKLLRQSVQNSAWEATPLQG, from the coding sequence ATGGATTCACGCCAACTCCGCTACTTCGCGGCCATTTACGAGCAGGGAACGCTTGCCGGCGCCGCAGTGGAGTGCCGCGTCGCCGTGTCGGCGCTCAGCCACCATCTCGGCAATCTGGAAGCTGAGCTGTCGACGGCGTTGTTCGTTCGCAAACCCCGCGGCATGCAAGCCACGGCCGCCGGAGAGCGCCTCTATACGCACGCGAAATCAATCCTGAAGGCAATGTCGGCGGCGGAAAAAGACATCCGCGAGGGTGGCGATGACATTGCCGGCGACGTCTCCGTCGGCATGGCCTATTCGGCCGTCAAGGCGATCGGCGTATCGCTCGCCCGGCAGATTCTTGAAGATTACCCGAAGGTCAGGCTTTCTCTGTCAGAAAGTCTGTCTGGCTCGACGCTTCTGCACTTGATGGATTCCGAAGTCGACCTGGCGCTGGTCTACAACCCGCCGGCTGACACGCGGCTGAAGACCGAAGCCGTCCTGGAGGAATCGATGGTACTTGTCGGAACCCGCGCCATCATTGGCGACACCGACGATCCGATCAGGTTCGCCGACATCCTTGACCTCCCCCTGATCCTGCTCAAGCAAGGGCTGTCGGCGCGCGCGCTGATGGACGATGTCGGGCTGCTGAAGAAACTGGAGGGCCGGGCGAAATTGCAGATGAATTCCGTCCATGCCATCGGAGCGTCATTGGCAGCCGGGCTGGGATGCGCGATCGGCACCAAGCTTTTCATGTACGAGCTGATTGAAACCGGATCGTTGCATTTTCGCGCAATCACCGATCCCGAGCTGTCACGAACGTTGTACCTCTGCCAGATGGCGGACCGGCCGGCGACCTATGCGCTCGAAGCCGTGCGCGCCCTGATACTCAAGCTTTTGAGGCAGTCGGTGCAGAACAGTGCTTGGGAAGCAACTCCCCTGCAGGGCTGA
- a CDS encoding CoA transferase, with protein sequence MAETFRPLEGIKVVEMSHMIMGPSCGMFLGMLGADVVKIEPPEGDKTRNLTGMGTPFFPLFNRGKKSVQLDLKTEAGRKALDRLLANADVFVENFRDSSLSKMGADLGDLRARFPELILASHKGFLSGPYQERTALDEVVQMMTGLAYMTGPTGRPLRVGSSANDIMGGLFGAFSVLAALLERKETGKGRNLRIGLFENCLLLVAQHMVQFELEGTNPPPMPERTFSWPVYDIFLTADERQIFVGAVTEGQWASLCKLLELDELLADPRLQKRMDQIDARSWTIPIVARAIARRSSGPLLDAFEKLGIPYSPIAKPSDMYDDPHVMRPGGLVASNTPDGRTFRAPSLPFDVDGVMLSAGGDVPALGQDTSTVLSGLGLNEADIAAARGAAREAA encoded by the coding sequence ATGGCCGAAACCTTCAGGCCGCTAGAGGGCATCAAGGTCGTCGAGATGAGCCACATGATCATGGGCCCATCCTGCGGCATGTTCCTGGGCATGCTCGGCGCCGACGTGGTCAAGATCGAGCCGCCAGAAGGCGACAAGACGCGCAATCTCACCGGCATGGGAACCCCGTTTTTTCCATTGTTCAACCGTGGCAAGAAATCGGTACAACTCGATCTGAAGACCGAGGCTGGGCGCAAGGCGCTCGACCGCCTGCTGGCCAACGCCGATGTCTTCGTCGAGAATTTTCGCGACTCTTCGCTTTCAAAAATGGGCGCCGACCTCGGGGACCTGCGGGCACGTTTTCCAGAGCTCATCCTTGCCTCGCACAAGGGTTTTCTGAGCGGTCCATATCAGGAGCGGACCGCGCTCGACGAAGTCGTGCAGATGATGACGGGGCTGGCCTACATGACCGGACCAACCGGCCGGCCCTTGCGCGTTGGTTCGTCGGCGAACGACATCATGGGCGGGCTGTTCGGGGCCTTCTCGGTGCTGGCCGCACTGCTGGAACGCAAGGAAACCGGCAAAGGGCGCAATCTGCGGATCGGGCTGTTCGAAAATTGTCTGCTGCTGGTTGCGCAGCACATGGTGCAGTTCGAGCTCGAAGGTACCAACCCGCCGCCGATGCCCGAACGGACTTTCTCCTGGCCGGTCTACGATATTTTCCTGACCGCCGACGAGCGGCAGATATTCGTCGGCGCGGTCACCGAAGGCCAGTGGGCGTCACTCTGCAAGCTGCTTGAACTGGACGAGCTTCTTGCGGACCCACGCCTTCAAAAACGGATGGATCAGATCGATGCGCGGTCCTGGACGATCCCGATCGTGGCCAGGGCTATTGCCCGACGTTCGTCAGGGCCTTTGCTCGACGCCTTTGAGAAACTTGGGATTCCCTATTCCCCGATCGCCAAACCATCCGACATGTACGACGACCCTCATGTCATGCGCCCAGGCGGGCTCGTAGCCTCGAACACGCCTGATGGCCGGACGTTTCGCGCACCATCCCTGCCTTTCGACGTCGATGGCGTCATGCTTTCGGCAGGTGGCGATGTGCCAGCGCTCGGACAGGATACGTCGACGGTGCTGTCGGGCCTTGGCCTGAACGAAGCCGATATTGCGGCAGCGCGTGGTGCGGCAAGGGAGGCTGCATGA
- a CDS encoding hydroxymethylglutaryl-CoA lyase codes for MRSIASIYPNDRASLREVGLRDGLQLVKSYPSTAAKLDWLTREHAAGVRHFEVGSFLPAARMPQFADIREMIAEVENLDGAHSAALALNERGAEDAIGTEVGEIVCVVSATEEHSQANMRRSRNDAVALVGKVAALREERGHKAIVNAGIAMAFGCSIAGRVNPAEVLRLAQACLNAGADIVGIADTVGFAGPKQVAELSVGMARLCGERPFIVHLHDTRGMGIANASAALDAGCRVLDGSLGGLGGCPFAPGATGNVVFEDLVFLCETKGFRTGIDLDALTAVRSIPQAEMPREQFYGGIARAGPPRTFEWRA; via the coding sequence ATGAGGAGCATCGCCAGCATCTATCCGAACGATCGTGCCAGCCTGCGCGAGGTCGGACTTCGCGATGGGCTACAGTTGGTGAAATCCTATCCCTCCACCGCCGCCAAACTTGATTGGCTGACGCGCGAACATGCGGCTGGCGTGCGCCACTTCGAGGTCGGATCCTTTCTGCCGGCGGCGCGCATGCCGCAGTTCGCCGACATACGGGAGATGATTGCGGAAGTCGAAAATCTCGACGGAGCGCATTCTGCGGCGCTGGCCCTTAACGAACGCGGCGCCGAAGACGCCATCGGGACCGAAGTCGGCGAAATCGTCTGCGTCGTTTCGGCGACGGAGGAGCACAGCCAGGCCAACATGCGCCGCTCGCGCAACGATGCGGTCGCGCTGGTTGGCAAGGTGGCAGCCCTTCGCGAGGAGCGCGGACACAAGGCGATCGTCAATGCCGGTATCGCTATGGCCTTCGGCTGCTCGATTGCAGGCAGGGTAAATCCAGCCGAAGTGCTGCGTCTGGCGCAAGCGTGCCTTAACGCCGGCGCCGATATAGTCGGCATCGCCGACACGGTGGGTTTCGCCGGGCCGAAGCAGGTCGCCGAATTATCCGTCGGGATGGCAAGGCTGTGTGGCGAACGACCTTTCATCGTTCATCTGCACGACACCCGGGGAATGGGCATCGCCAATGCTTCGGCCGCACTGGATGCAGGTTGCCGCGTCCTCGACGGTTCGTTGGGCGGGCTCGGCGGCTGTCCGTTCGCACCGGGCGCGACCGGCAATGTCGTGTTCGAGGACCTTGTGTTCCTGTGTGAGACCAAGGGCTTTCGCACCGGCATAGACCTCGATGCGCTGACGGCCGTACGCTCGATCCCGCAGGCCGAGATGCCTCGGGAGCAATTTTACGGCGGCATCGCCAGGGCTGGACCGCCACGAACATTCGAATGGCGCGCCTGA
- the dctP gene encoding TRAP transporter substrate-binding protein DctP — protein MRNTTLFMTAATLSLTVAGAAEAATAMRCSHQLPPAHHIAVVVDKWAAEVEKLSEGELDVQVFGADSLVKANDNILSVAKGDIECAFSLNFQWGKTLPIMNVTVGPYTMSSIEAWKKWPTSEAAAFLEEKLAEKGVKNIAWMFQTNVSVFTSKGKPLLKPDDFKGIKMRGIGPAFDRGLTAMGATTVAMPGSEVYQALATGVIDAAVTDVAAAYSRKYYEVQDHMTVLPVLAAYLHGYVNPAWYEGLSDKSKAALKQAGETAAGWALDASIEASADAPKQLEEKGVKVHIATDAENEAFKAAMQPAFAEGFAEEGGEDGKKLLDLVGKLQ, from the coding sequence ATGCGCAACACGACACTCTTCATGACAGCGGCGACGCTGTCGCTTACCGTTGCAGGCGCGGCTGAGGCGGCCACTGCCATGCGCTGCAGCCATCAGCTGCCGCCCGCGCATCACATCGCAGTGGTGGTCGACAAATGGGCCGCCGAAGTCGAAAAGCTCTCGGAAGGCGAACTCGACGTTCAGGTGTTCGGCGCCGACAGCCTCGTGAAGGCGAACGACAACATCCTTTCTGTCGCCAAGGGCGACATCGAATGTGCTTTCTCGCTCAACTTCCAGTGGGGCAAGACGCTGCCCATCATGAACGTTACTGTCGGCCCTTACACAATGTCGTCCATCGAGGCCTGGAAGAAATGGCCGACGTCGGAAGCCGCGGCCTTCCTTGAGGAGAAACTGGCGGAGAAGGGCGTCAAGAACATCGCCTGGATGTTCCAGACCAACGTCAGCGTCTTCACGTCCAAGGGCAAGCCGTTGCTCAAACCCGACGATTTCAAGGGCATCAAGATGCGCGGCATCGGCCCCGCCTTCGACCGCGGACTTACCGCGATGGGTGCAACCACCGTCGCAATGCCCGGCAGCGAGGTCTATCAGGCGCTGGCGACCGGTGTGATCGACGCCGCGGTGACCGATGTCGCCGCCGCTTATTCACGCAAATATTACGAAGTGCAGGACCACATGACCGTCTTGCCCGTACTTGCGGCGTATTTGCACGGCTATGTCAATCCGGCCTGGTATGAGGGCCTGAGCGACAAGTCGAAAGCTGCCCTGAAGCAGGCCGGCGAAACAGCGGCCGGCTGGGCGCTCGACGCCTCGATAGAGGCATCCGCCGACGCCCCCAAGCAGCTCGAGGAGAAAGGCGTCAAGGTGCACATCGCCACCGATGCCGAGAACGAGGCATTCAAGGCGGCGATGCAGCCGGCTTTCGCGGAAGGATTCGCCGAGGAAGGCGGCGAAGACGGCAAGAAACTGCTCGACCTGGTTGGCAAGCTTCAGTAG
- a CDS encoding TRAP transporter small permease, producing the protein MADDFEPTVMSDQVASSDEEAPRASSLLERVVAAMSLAGGAISCLIIIVVLGLTAVSVFNRYFLGRPIMGVDEATGFLVVAIVMFGAAESLRRGDHIRIDILFDHLGPRLHWWLELWSFLAVLVVAALLLITSWHTVLFSRMFGAYSTGYLSIPMWIPQSTMVIGAILLGLVALSMALRLFRVPKR; encoded by the coding sequence ATGGCGGACGATTTCGAACCGACGGTCATGTCGGACCAGGTCGCGTCTTCGGACGAGGAGGCGCCGCGCGCCTCCTCGCTACTGGAGCGGGTGGTAGCCGCCATGTCGCTCGCCGGCGGAGCGATCAGCTGCCTGATTATCATTGTCGTGCTCGGGCTGACGGCCGTGAGCGTCTTCAACCGGTATTTCCTGGGTCGCCCCATCATGGGCGTCGATGAGGCAACGGGCTTCCTTGTGGTGGCGATCGTTATGTTCGGCGCAGCGGAATCCTTGCGGCGCGGCGATCACATCCGCATCGATATCCTGTTCGATCATCTCGGTCCCAGGCTGCACTGGTGGCTGGAACTATGGTCGTTCCTCGCGGTGCTTGTGGTTGCCGCGCTGTTGTTGATCACTTCCTGGCACACCGTGCTCTTCTCGCGCATGTTCGGCGCTTATTCGACCGGCTATCTCAGCATCCCAATGTGGATCCCTCAGTCGACAATGGTCATCGGCGCCATTCTACTCGGCTTGGTCGCGCTGTCGATGGCGCTGCGCCTTTTCAGGGTGCCGAAACGATGA
- a CDS encoding TRAP transporter large permease → MTIVLILGFLVILLLTGMPIFAALALSSLAILAIFEGKIESMADTVFASLNNPLLATIPMFAFMAHVMIKAKVVDDLFDMANKLVGHIKGGLGFATILSCTIFSTISGSSVATALTIGSTAIPQMQRFGYRPRDTYGIIAAGGTLGILIPPSGPMILYAIVTDASIGALFLAGFIPGLIMAATFAVFSWFQANAHGETRAQAWPGTRNVLAALWKSIWAVMMPPIILGGIYLGIFTAAEAAAVGAVYALAVALLVYRNVSAADLWDCTWQTMRTSAMLFMIIAAAGLFGHAVTIIRLPAEIMEGVTALGLSQTGFILVVMVAIFILGMFLETIAIILITTPIIMPSMLALDINPIWYGVMLMVNLELALITPPVGMNLFVLKGIANARLSEIVRGAAPYVLLMIAGLFVIWLFPQLSLWLPENAGFGR, encoded by the coding sequence ATGACCATCGTTCTGATCCTGGGCTTCCTCGTCATTCTGCTCCTGACGGGCATGCCGATTTTCGCGGCGCTAGCGCTGTCGTCACTTGCCATCCTTGCCATCTTCGAAGGCAAGATCGAAAGCATGGCGGACACTGTCTTTGCCAGCCTCAACAATCCGCTGCTTGCCACCATACCGATGTTCGCCTTCATGGCGCATGTGATGATCAAGGCCAAGGTCGTCGACGACCTTTTTGATATGGCCAATAAGCTGGTCGGTCATATCAAGGGAGGTCTCGGCTTCGCGACCATCCTGTCCTGCACGATATTTTCCACGATCTCGGGTTCGTCAGTCGCCACCGCGCTCACCATCGGCTCGACCGCGATCCCGCAGATGCAGCGCTTCGGTTACCGGCCGCGAGACACCTACGGCATCATTGCCGCCGGCGGCACACTGGGCATCCTGATCCCGCCATCCGGGCCGATGATCCTCTATGCGATCGTCACCGACGCTTCGATCGGTGCCTTGTTCCTGGCCGGCTTTATCCCAGGGCTGATCATGGCGGCGACCTTCGCTGTCTTCTCCTGGTTCCAGGCGAACGCGCATGGCGAGACCAGAGCCCAGGCGTGGCCGGGCACACGCAATGTGCTAGCCGCGCTGTGGAAATCGATCTGGGCAGTGATGATGCCGCCCATTATTCTCGGCGGCATCTATCTCGGCATCTTCACTGCCGCGGAAGCAGCGGCTGTCGGCGCCGTCTATGCGCTGGCGGTGGCGCTTCTGGTCTACCGCAATGTCTCGGCGGCCGACCTTTGGGACTGCACCTGGCAGACGATGCGCACCAGCGCAATGCTGTTCATGATCATCGCCGCGGCAGGACTGTTCGGCCACGCCGTCACGATCATCCGGCTTCCAGCCGAGATCATGGAAGGCGTCACCGCGCTCGGTCTGTCGCAGACCGGCTTCATCTTGGTCGTCATGGTGGCGATCTTCATTCTCGGCATGTTCCTGGAAACCATCGCCATTATCCTGATCACCACGCCCATCATCATGCCGTCCATGTTGGCGCTCGACATCAATCCGATCTGGTATGGCGTCATGCTGATGGTCAACCTCGAACTGGCGCTGATCACGCCACCGGTCGGCATGAATCTGTTCGTGCTGAAAGGCATTGCCAACGCCCGCTTATCGGAAATCGTCCGCGGCGCCGCACCTTATGTGCTTCTGATGATCGCGGGTCTCTTCGTGATCTGGCTGTTTCCGCAGCTGTCGCTCTGGCTGCCGGAAAACGCCGGTTTCGGACGATGA